In one Diabrotica virgifera virgifera chromosome 5, PGI_DIABVI_V3a genomic region, the following are encoded:
- the LOC126884657 gene encoding uncharacterized protein LOC126884657 — translation MVNLALQYLRLATQRSNIKLDIWFISRCLHHKVFPTFCRVRTSNNVHPNIRTSMQIKLMKKEICKHYSKLNYIECKLKVTYDSLLETLQFINLNSFMSDVQDKVDHSHSVKFNRVNNKLKHLINNKIRLDQQKASRNKNYSNFRFHPRIKNLSKVQFSDDELKLLNLGLKHSIPSNLSIKDLESLSIETDMVIQNLSISLTQKTSIRNSCIQTINKFKTKLLSNNNSSLTNISSPSTSTQTSSSLSFPNFSYNKSKSLLSTLKSIKNKIQNHHLIFSKADKGNCLVILDQQLYIDKVTSFLDNNNFTLLPVDPSKSFVSKMKTNLKQFTEFFSEFEAPYTKIPSNPLTPRLYGLPKIHKVDIPIRPVVSFINTPVSILSKFILNTIKNFINFTPQFTILNSRQLVEKLQLVNLNPNIVMLSFDVSNLFTSVPKNESISLVNSLLLNNSVTSTTTSSIINILKICLSQDYFVFNNNFYQQPDGLAMGSCLSPFLADVFMDHLESNYIIKNPEILHWFRYVDDILVLISGNSDSAHNLLHKINQIHPNITFTMELESSNSINFLDLSITRLHDHFNFGIYRKPTQTDHVIHSTSNHPLSYKLSAFRSFIHRLNSIPLSVTEFNKELNIIKQIAVNNGYDPDIITKLQQKRELKLLQQSAFSTSSTTTPIYASLPFNNSKLSERVKHIISNSCDNIKISFKVNNTLSKSLTNTKDPIHYMNRSGVYRLSCSDCDATYIGRTYRSLSTRSAEHSKRDTTSAFSHHLKVNKHELKIPEGVQLIHNIQQNNTLRLDLYEDLEIGKDMKKSPNCVNRQTSLNRNFVPIHRQLFS, via the coding sequence ATGGTCAACTTGGCGCTACAATACTTGCGATTAGCCACACAACGGAGCAACATAAAGCTGGACATATGGTTCATTTCAAGATGTTTACATCATAAAGTCTTCCCAACATTTTGTAGAGTTAGAACATCCAATAATGTACATCCTAACATCAGGACCTCCATGCAGATTAAACTCATGAAGAAAGAGATTTGTAAACATTACAGTAAACTCAACTACATAGAATGTAAGCTAAAGGTAACATATGATTCTCTACTTGAAACTTTACAATTTATTAATCTTAATTCTTTTATGTCAGACGTTCAGGATAAGGTAGATCATTCACATTCAGTTAAATTTAATAGagtcaataataaattaaaacacttaATCAACAATAAGATTAGACTTGATCAACAAAAAGCTTCTCGTAATAAAAATTATTCCAATTTTCGATTCCACCCAAGAATCAAAAATCTCTCAAAAGTCCAATTTTCTGATGACgaattaaaactcttaaacctcGGCCTCAAACACTCCATTCCTAGCAATTTATCTATCAAAGATCTTGAGAGTCTTTCCATAGAGACCGACATGGTTATTCAGAATCTTTCCATTTCACTCACACAAAAAACTTCAATCAGAAACTCTTGCATCCAAACTATCAACAAATTCAAAACTAAACTTCTTTCCAACAATAACTCCTCTCTTACCAACATCAGTTCCCCTTCTACTTCTACACAAACTTCTTCATCTCTCTCTTTTCCCAATTTCTCATATAATAAGTCTAAATCCCTTCTCTCCACACTCAAAtctatcaaaaataagatccaaaaCCACCACCTCATCTTCAGCAAAGCAGATAAGGGTAACTGCCTTGTTATTTTAGACCAACAATTATACATTGACAAAGTCACCTCTTTCCTAGACAACAATAACTTTACTTTGCTTCCTGTTGATCCCTCTAAATCTTTTGTTTCGAAGATGAAAACCAACTTAAAGCAATTTACTGAATTCTTTTCTGAATTTGAAGCACCATATACTAAAATTCCATCAAATCCACTCACCCCcaggttatacggtttaccaaagatacacaaagttgacattcctattcgtcccgttgtcagcttcattaacactccagtttctattttatctaaattcattcttaacaccattaaaaactttattaactttaccccacagtttactattttgaattctcgccaattagttgaaaaacttcaacttgtcaatcttaatccaaatattgttatgctttcttttgatgttagcaatttatttacttcagtaccaaaaaatgaatcgattagtctggttaattcactcctcttaaataattctgtcacttccaccaccacttcgtctattataaacattctcaaaatttgtctatctcaagattactttgtttttaataacaacttttatcaacaacctgacggtttagcaatgggtagttgcttatcccctttcttagctgatgtttttatggatcacttagaatccaactatatcataaaaaatccagagatcttacactggttccgttatgttgatgacattttagtcctcatttctggtaactctgattcagctcacaacttacttcacaaaataaatcaaatccatcctaatatcacctttaccatggaactagaatcttctaactccattaactttctggatttatctattaccagactacatgaccacttcaactttggtatctaccgtaaaccaacacagacagatcatgttatccattctacttctaatcaccctttatcatataaactctctgcttttcgcagttttatacatagattaaactctattcctttatccgtaactgaattcaacaaagagttgaatattatcaaacagattgcagtcaacaatggttatgacccagacattatcactaaacttcaacaaaaaagagaactcaaattactacaacaatccgctttctctacatcatccacaactactcccatctatgcctccttaccattcaataactccaaattatctgaaagagtcaaacatatcatttcaaattcttgtgacaacataaaaatatctttcaaagttaataacactctcagcaaaagtttaactaataccaaagatcctatccattatatgaaccggagtggggtatacagactctcttgttcagattgtgatgccacctacatcggcagaacttacagatccctttctacccgatctgctgaacacagcaagagagataccacttctgccttttcacaccatttaaaagtcaataaacatgaacttaagattcctgaaggtgtccagttgatacacaatattcaacaaaacaatacactccgtttagacttatacgaagatttggagattggcaaggacatgaagaagagtcccaactgtgtcaatagacaaacatcccttaaccgcaactttgtccccattcaccgccaattattctcataa